TTGCATTTAGCTGCAACGTCTTTGTCCGAGTTTACGGTAAAATACTTCCACACAGCCGACATCACTACACCTTGCTGCAAGCACACAAGTTGTCGTTGTTGTGATCGCGTGGGCTGTGCATGCTGGATCAGAGACGCTCTTCTTCCGCGGCCGGCACCAACGTTAATTAAGGGGCATTACCACCTACTGTGTTGGAGTGTGATCAAACCAGAGTCACCTATTATAGAAGTCCGGAGCGGTAAATGGACAGCTTATATCGGAGCGCTTATATCGGAGTTTTTAGATTCAGTCCGATAAAATCCGATATTCACTTTTTTGGCTGATATCGGACTGATTTCCGATATCAATATCGGATCGGGACATCCctaactttgtgtttgtttgattcccttcagagtttatgagacaaaTGTTTAAACCTGCACGCCGACACGAGTCGTAACGtaacgctcacagtcaggacatcagggttaaagtaaGGGGAACGATCTGGAGACATGATCTAACAtcatcgattaataactaaataggGACagagacgaacacacacacaaccatgcaGACAAGAGTTCCTCCGGCAGATTAGAACTTAACAGTGTTATCTTCTTTGTAGCAGATGAAGCGAGTACCCGTTATccagaaacataaatatgaatttagcAGGTTTTTATAGAGATGAATTCATAATTTGTCTGAAGCATTTGGTCAATGCATTAGTAAATTAAATAAGTGCTGTCTATCTAAAATTGTATTTAGCAAGCATTTAGTTAAAAgggtgtgtttacattttattcgCAGAGTACGACCAAATTGAGGTACGTTCGTACGCACGGTTTAAGCACAGATAGTAAATGAGGCCCATTGATTTTAACACATAATATTCATTAACTCTGTAAATATACTTAGACTCAGAGTAGTGTCAGAGTAGATTGTTACCTGCCACAGATCCAGGCCCAGTACTCCAATGTTGTCAAACTTGTACATTGCAGCATCACTAGTGTACTCTGGGTTGTCGATCTCGGGGTGAACCCAGGCTCCCTTATAGTCAGGGTTGTCAATCTGTTTGGGTTTCCATTCCCCCTGCAGAGACAACACGACAGGGGTTAGAGCTGCTGGTCATCCCAGCAGTTTCATGACAGACATAATgccagtggtgtataaagttcttgaaagccatacatgagtaaaagtacagatatcttacttgaaagtgacttcggtaaaagtaaaagtcacctgtcagaaaatgaattgagtaaaagtcttaaattagctcatattaaatgtacttaagtattaaaagtatctggtgttgaaatttacttaagtatcaaaagtaaaagtacaagtaccaaaattaaaaatctaaagtgctttttatagtctatacagacagaaaactaccaaaaatgtttctcctcaagatttatttcaactgactgaaaaattataacaatatgcatataatctataattttacaaattttgaaccctagatactgaggttcaaataataatggaccagtgcatctgaacttctagagaaaacaaagaatcaacacaaaagaaaaatcacaaaacctggacctttcatcagtagcaggagtgatacacaatgccccttctgataactcagtaaccggaaacaagttctaggcacacaaaataagatagtttctcttttgttaacagctgcactttgctagtacaaataagaaaaactcactggacacaATCTTGTTTTGCTGTcaaatttcagaccgaataataaaaactgaactgaaccgagctcctgcagggaAACCTGGatcattataaagggaataaatggatggggaatgtgctgaAGTTGATCaagtccctcctctttgtacacacGTCGCTATTtctcattggatggtttagtgaggtcctcggatcggccccgccagagtcggagcgccgagaagacgataaAACTGGATTCTAGTGGAAGTCAAACTCGTAAcagggttcctgatggtgaacctgcggagggatcatGACCGGTACAGCCTGTTTGACCCCTGTCGACCAAGGCAGCCCGACGCTGGGGTCACGCGTGAGGGGGGTctcgcgcccccccccctcacgccaccggacctgcacatctcccgagCCAGCGGGTGCGCCGTGCATACAGGCTCGCATTGCGCCAACCTCTGCTGCTCAAGTTacgagacagttttgagaatgtaagaagtagaaagtaccgatatctgtgttcaaatgtagcgagtaaaagtaaaaagtcgccaggaaaataaatactcaagtaaagtacagaaatgtgtaaaatctacttaagtacaggaAAGAAGTAATTGTACTTcgttacctcccaccactgcaTAATGCCATCAGAATATTAACCGCCTACccaaacataaattaaattctACACAAAAACCAGTAAAGGGATTTGATATGGTGATTGATTACAGCTCTGGCCCATGTGCTTAGCAGTACAAGCTATACCTTATACTCTGGGTTGGTGATCATTGGGGGTTCCCACTCTCCGTCCATGTCCTCGTCCCAGTCGTCAGGCTTCATGGCATCAGGGTCAGGGATGGTTTCTGGCATGTCCCAatcctggaaaaaaaaggcaGGTTCGGAGTTACCACTTAAAGCgttaaatatacaatttaataaCACTGGCAATACGATAAAATAGGAATGTGACCTTTAACCAACTTAGTCTTTGAGCTTAATTTGGATAATTCTTTCCCCAATATGTGCATCTATTTCGCAGCAACAGCCCGGTTACATTGTACCACAtgttctccctcctcactccccagCTCATCGCATTCACTTCacaaattaacaaaaaacaccatcactaatcagaagttattaggacacaTACAGTCCTTGAagtttactctgtgtgtgtgtgtgtgtttgtatggtaATCGAGGATATCTATTTAAAACAGAGAGCCACCAACTCTAAATTATATCAGAATTGGGACATAAGGACAAAACATGTTTAGGTATATGTGCTTTAGGTTTACCTATTCAATAAGATGGGAaaacctacatgtaacatagagtgACAACCATTCTAGCCCCTTCATGGACATGTTTTTGGAATGGATGAGGTGGGGAGGGCAGGAGATAAATTGGGATGCTTAAGACTTGAGGTCGTTAATTTCCTACCTCAGGCTTGGTTTCACTGGGGTCGTCAATCTTGACCCTGTCATCCCAGTCACTGGGTTTCGTGGCCTCAGGGTCCTTGACCTTCTTCGGGGGCAGCATGTCCCAGTCATCCTCCAGCGAGCCAGATTCCACCTTTTCATTGTTGATCTTCACCTCATACGTCTGGTCTGGGTTCAGTATCAACGTGTACAGGTGGGTCAGTTCGTCATCCTTCAGGGAGTGAAAGAAGGGGATTTAGAGTGAGCAAGAAAAAGTATGAATTAATTGATCTATTATTCAATATGCTGTCTGCTAAGGCAACCTTGCATTTGATGTCTTTCTTGATGAGGTGGTTCTGGCCCTTGTAGTTCAGGATAACATGCACCTTCTTTGTGCTGTATCCACAGATGTCAGGCCCTGGAGACGTTgagatatatttcatttatattttttaacaatacAGATTAAGCAAAACTAAAGATTCTATTTAAAACAGCTAAATGTAGAAATTACATCATACATCTCTCCAAAAGTTATGTTCCATGCTCAGGCCTCAGTGTGtttgcaaaacaaacatgacagaaCAAACTCACCAAACATGATGTAATATTGTGAGTCTCCATGGACATCACTCTGGTCGACATCAGAGGGGAAGATCTTGACGTAGCCACCACCACAGTCAATCTTCTGCTCATGCTTGACAGTGAACTGAACGACCAGGGGCTTTCCCTCATTGCTAAAGGGCTCAAAGCGGGCCGAAGTGGCGTAAAAGTGGGCGTCCTGGCTGGTCTGAATACCTAAATAGGAGAAACCTGTCAGGGCTTTTGTAGCCAACCATGCAATAGTTTCTTCTcaaatattttgtattcttaTTTGATGACTCTTTCTTTAACTGAGTCAATCATCTGCTCCAAGGACCCAGGTATCCAGGGGCCTAAATAACTGGTTTATACTACtttcattgaaaataaaatctaggaatacacacaaccacagtaCCATCTGACATAGGGTCGGTGTGGTATATTGAGAATGCGTTTCAGAAAAAGAGTGTTTGTCAAACAAtgcagtttcttttttaaatgcctTGAAATAGGATTGAGTTCAATAAAATGTTCACCTGGAGATAGGGAGTATCACAGCACAGAGAACTCTAAAGAAAACTTTAAGAGTCGGAGTTGTTAACAGAGGCCCAACTGGCAGGTTACTCCAGTCCTGCAAATACATTCCTCATACTATAAAGACCACAGGTCTAATTTATAATAATTGCACCTCATACTCCGCACtctacacactcacattcaacCATttatggtcaatgcaaagcacctcatgattattaaattaagctgctgaccaatgggtttacCACAGTGAGTCATGACAGAGTCGGCATCAAGTGATGAGAAGAGGATGTGAAACTTTCTGACTCTGACATTGAAGTTTTAGTGAGGTGAAGAGCGATTTTctgggacagcagtgatgtcgataataaagaaaatacttcgatactctgctgctgctgctgtggataattcagtgagtgagagtgaagaCGATAGAGAGGCCGAAGCCTGAAATAAAATGGActcaaaacaataaacacactgtCAGAATGTGGGGGGACTTGTTGTATGGCCTGTTTGTATTTTAATCATCCaaaactgcaggattattaaatTCAGAGATAGCTGTGATGTCCATAATCTATAGAATTGAACAGAATTAATAttatatgcttgtgtttgtactgggaTGGTATGATTCAGAGTTTACCTGGAAATGCGCACATTTTTCtaacaagttgttttttataaatcctACCATCTGTTTGAGAAGTAGtgtacgcacgtttcaggcccAGTTTTGTGAGTAAGGAAaggttataaatgagaccccaggTCCTTTAGTTCCTTATAGTGCCTGCTCTAAGAGCACGTCATAGTGTAAATGCAGACCTTCACCTTCATAAGACTCTATCAACAAGTAACTAACATATGCAAAAGCAGCAATGTAAGACAAATCCATTTGTACCAACTGACTATGACAGACAATGTATGATAATTACCTTTATCAGCCTCAGCATCCCCATAGAACTTTCCAGCTGTCAGTTTCCATTGGCCATAGTCAGAATTGTGCTTCGACTGGATCCACCGGCTCGTCCATCCATCTGGAACACATTCAAACTGGTTACTCACCAGCTTTACCAGAACACAGTCCATATCTACATGTAAGCTGTGGAACAGATCAGAAGGGTTTTGGCTATGGAGGAGTCTCCCATTTACTGACAGTCTCTCGTCTCCAGCTGGATAGACCCAGGTATCACCTTTTGGTAGTTAATAGTACTGTGTTGTGCACTTTCATTCTGACTGAGAGAAGAGAATCGTCGAGGTTTcctatttatatatacatacctGCAGACATGGAGGATTTCACCTGAGAGCTCAAATACGGCTCTcaagaaaagtgaaaatagtTCAGGACGAACATTCGAGGACGTCAATTAATGCCGTTTTTGGTTtataaaatatcacaaaacgTGTCATTTAAAAGAGCAGCTGGATTTTCGTTTAGCTGCTTTTCTGCGgctcttcactttttttttagctaacgTCATCCCTCACAAACAGACACGACATGGTCTAACTTCGACATAAAGGAGGATGATAACACATTGTGGTTATGTTGTCAAATATAGTTCCAGGGCCAAATattgaaaaagagaaaccacCAAATGAAAAGACCGTTGGAAGCAGCTTTCACAACACTACTAATTCAGGGCAATAGAACAAGAACTGGCTCTACTCCACCTCCATCCTCAAACTGCTCCTTGAAGTGGATGGTGGCGTCAATGGTCACAGCAATGGATGCCAAGAGTGTGAGAAGAGCCCCGGGAAGCTTCATGTCCGCTGCTGTCCGGTACCGGAGAGGTGAAGAGTACAGACCGGAGGAGAACTCAGCTGATAAAGGCACGAGGAACCGTCACCCGACAAATTCTGCTGCTGAAAGCCCTGCACAGATGGCCGCCGCTCATTGGACGAGCGTCTCGCCAATGAAATGGGACCACGAGTTACTTTTCGGA
The nucleotide sequence above comes from Platichthys flesus chromosome 9, fPlaFle2.1, whole genome shotgun sequence. Encoded proteins:
- the LOC133960546 gene encoding calreticulin-like; its protein translation is MKLPGALLTLLASIAVTIDATIHFKEQFEDGDGWTSRWIQSKHNSDYGQWKLTAGKFYGDAEADKGIQTSQDAHFYATSARFEPFSNEGKPLVVQFTVKHEQKIDCGGGYVKIFPSDVDQSDVHGDSQYYIMFGPDICGYSTKKVHVILNYKGQNHLIKKDIKCKDDELTHLYTLILNPDQTYEVKINNEKVESGSLEDDWDMLPPKKVKDPEATKPSDWDDRVKIDDPSETKPEDWDMPETIPDPDAMKPDDWDEDMDGEWEPPMITNPEYKGEWKPKQIDNPDYKGAWVHPEIDNPEYTSDAAMYKFDNIGVLGLDLWQVKSGSIFDNFLIGDDVKEAEEFGKETWGVTKEPEKKMKDEQEDMDRKLREEEEKSKKVDEEEEEDDEEDGEEEGEEEGENDEETNEDAGTEDHVDVKKKTEL